A region from the Salifodinibacter halophilus genome encodes:
- the ehuB gene encoding ectoine/hydroxyectoine ABC transporter substrate-binding protein EhuB, producing the protein MASSEFSLRGLAGLVAAVALVAVVTNANAATLKQIKDRGYIRVAVANEIPYGYMTSKGTAKGFSPSTAKPVLKRMGIGQIQWTVMPYGSLIPALKADRVDIVASSLAVLPKRCTQVDYSVPNSTYGEGLMVKKGNPKDIHGYKDFKKNNDLKMGIVSGADQLEFAHKIGVPDDQLVMLKANTDAASAVQSGRIDAYAGTQFTVVRLAGKSDALQPAEPFHDPVIEGEPVRSWGAYGFNKNNDKLRKAFNKQLVAYQKKSEWRETLQHFGMDEHSINEVHKKTIKQLCSQSSS; encoded by the coding sequence ATGGCCTCGTCAGAATTCTCATTGCGCGGGTTGGCCGGGTTGGTGGCCGCTGTCGCGCTGGTTGCGGTCGTTACGAATGCGAACGCCGCCACGTTGAAGCAGATTAAGGACCGCGGTTATATCCGTGTCGCCGTGGCCAACGAAATCCCGTACGGTTACATGACCAGTAAAGGGACGGCCAAAGGCTTTAGCCCAAGCACCGCCAAGCCGGTCCTGAAACGCATGGGTATTGGTCAGATTCAGTGGACGGTCATGCCGTACGGGTCGCTGATCCCAGCCCTCAAAGCTGATCGCGTCGATATCGTCGCTTCCTCATTGGCGGTATTGCCCAAGCGCTGTACGCAGGTCGATTATTCGGTGCCGAATTCGACTTACGGTGAAGGCCTCATGGTCAAGAAAGGCAATCCCAAGGACATCCACGGTTACAAGGACTTCAAGAAAAATAACGATCTGAAAATGGGCATCGTCTCAGGCGCAGATCAACTAGAATTCGCGCACAAGATCGGGGTCCCCGACGACCAACTGGTGATGCTAAAAGCCAATACCGACGCCGCCTCGGCGGTTCAATCGGGCCGCATCGATGCGTACGCCGGCACTCAGTTCACGGTCGTGCGCCTAGCCGGAAAAAGTGACGCGCTGCAACCAGCCGAGCCTTTCCACGACCCGGTCATCGAGGGCGAGCCAGTACGTAGCTGGGGCGCGTACGGATTCAACAAGAATAACGATAAACTGCGGAAAGCGTTTAACAAGCAACTAGTCGCCTATCAGAAGAAATCCGAATGGCGTGAGACGTTGCAACACTTCGGTATGGACGAACATTCCATCAACGAGGTGCACAAGAAAACAATCAAGCAGCTCTGCAGCCAGTCTTCAAGCTGA
- a CDS encoding phosphoribulokinase, translating to MSVKHPIIAVTGSSGSGTSTARVAFDHIIRRQRLHAAFIDGDGFHRYERQAMHAAEAEADARGEAFSHFSPGANRLDQLEKLFAEYGAHGTGEARQYLHDSNEAAAFNQQPGTFTPWQPVPSGTDLLMYEGLHGGAVTQDHDIAQHVDLLVGVTPTINIEWIQKIHRDMHNRGYAPERSTDVILRRMPDYVETITPQFARSDINFQRVPLVDTSDPFIAKDVPTPDESMIVIRFREPARFAVDFPYLLTMIQGAFMSRPNTLVVPGTKMRMAIEITIGPIIERLTATA from the coding sequence ATGTCCGTAAAACATCCAATTATCGCGGTCACCGGTTCATCCGGATCCGGCACCTCGACCGCACGAGTAGCGTTCGATCACATCATCCGCCGCCAGCGCCTGCACGCAGCGTTTATCGACGGCGACGGCTTTCATCGCTACGAGCGCCAGGCGATGCACGCCGCTGAGGCCGAAGCCGATGCCCGCGGCGAAGCCTTCAGCCATTTCAGTCCGGGCGCCAACCGGCTCGACCAGCTCGAAAAATTGTTCGCCGAGTACGGCGCCCATGGCACCGGCGAGGCCCGACAATATCTGCACGACTCGAACGAAGCCGCAGCCTTCAACCAACAACCGGGCACATTCACGCCGTGGCAACCGGTCCCGAGCGGTACCGACCTGCTGATGTACGAAGGACTGCACGGTGGGGCTGTAACCCAAGACCACGACATTGCCCAACACGTCGATCTACTGGTCGGTGTGACGCCGACCATCAACATCGAATGGATCCAGAAAATCCACCGCGACATGCACAATCGCGGCTACGCCCCCGAGCGCAGCACCGACGTGATTCTGCGCCGGATGCCGGATTACGTCGAAACCATCACACCGCAGTTCGCCCGCAGTGATATCAACTTTCAGCGCGTACCGCTGGTCGACACATCGGACCCGTTCATTGCCAAGGACGTGCCGACGCCGGACGAGTCGATGATCGTGATCCGGTTCCGCGAGCCAGCCCGATTCGCCGTGGATTTTCCCTACTTGCTCACCATGATCCAGGGCGCGTTCATGTCTCGCCCCAACACACTCGTTGTACCAGGCACGAAAATGCGCATGGCCATCGAAATCACGATTGGGCCGATCATCGAACGTCTGACGGCAACGGCCTAA
- a CDS encoding STAS domain-containing protein gives MSDTSSARRIAVDGSLDQVSAPARLAESKTWFATSEPLTLDLAGVEHADSAGAALLLAWQRRAAAAGVALTFANTPASIRGIAHVCGLDPVLLIAPDESGPPEVQSG, from the coding sequence ATGAGTGACACGTCCTCGGCGCGTCGAATCGCGGTTGATGGTTCACTCGATCAGGTCAGTGCGCCGGCACGGCTGGCTGAGTCGAAAACCTGGTTTGCCACCAGCGAGCCGCTAACGCTTGATCTGGCCGGTGTCGAGCACGCCGATAGCGCCGGCGCGGCACTGCTTCTGGCGTGGCAACGCCGGGCAGCTGCGGCCGGTGTAGCACTTACGTTTGCCAATACGCCCGCCTCGATTCGCGGTATTGCCCATGTCTGCGGACTCGATCCGGTTCTTCTGATCGCGCCAGATGAGAGCGGCCCGCCTGAAGTGCAGTCCGGCTAG
- a CDS encoding ABC transporter substrate-binding protein gives MQPLKMLVAAFVAGAVMAPAAMSADASSKTPEQLAKQTVEKVLDDMDGRREQLRNNPQQLKQLIEKDLVPVLDQRYMAQLTLGRYWRQASAEQRKAFQRTFRNLLIQNYGDALLKLKSGENLDYKPVRAPADADKVTFNAIYHTPKGRDIHLSLKLRQVDGQWKVYDASGENLSFVANYKEQFRSRIQKVGLDKFIQQMKSRYGTHE, from the coding sequence ATGCAGCCTTTGAAAATGCTCGTTGCAGCGTTTGTTGCAGGCGCTGTCATGGCACCGGCCGCGATGTCGGCCGACGCGTCATCGAAGACGCCGGAACAACTCGCCAAGCAGACCGTCGAGAAAGTGCTCGATGACATGGATGGTCGGCGCGAACAACTCCGCAACAACCCGCAGCAATTAAAACAATTGATCGAAAAAGATCTGGTGCCGGTGTTGGATCAACGTTACATGGCGCAATTAACGCTGGGGCGCTATTGGCGTCAGGCCAGTGCCGAGCAGCGTAAGGCGTTCCAGCGAACGTTTCGGAATCTGCTGATCCAGAACTACGGCGATGCGCTGTTGAAACTGAAAAGCGGTGAGAACCTGGACTACAAGCCGGTTAGAGCGCCGGCTGACGCCGACAAGGTAACGTTCAATGCGATCTATCACACGCCCAAAGGGCGGGATATCCATTTGTCTTTGAAACTCCGCCAAGTCGATGGTCAGTGGAAAGTTTACGATGCAAGTGGTGAAAACCTGTCGTTTGTGGCCAATTACAAGGAACAGTTCAGGTCGCGCATCCAGAAAGTCGGTCTGGATAAATTCATTCAGCAGATGAAAAGTCGTTACGGAACGCATGAGTGA
- the mlaD gene encoding outer membrane lipid asymmetry maintenance protein MlaD, producing the protein MQSRAMEILVGAFICLGVAAIFVLTMRVSNFHAGTGAGYTLTASFNDIGGLKGGAPVKMGGVEIGRVTKIKLDQQTFQAVAKIHIQSSYKIPKGSTASVLTSGLLGSKYLGVSPGGSPQDMEDGDSFAITQSALVFEHLIGQFMTQMSGNGDSSSGGGPN; encoded by the coding sequence ATGCAGTCCCGAGCCATGGAAATCCTGGTCGGCGCGTTCATTTGTCTGGGCGTGGCTGCCATATTCGTGCTGACCATGCGAGTCAGCAATTTCCACGCTGGCACTGGCGCTGGCTATACGCTAACCGCGTCGTTCAATGACATCGGCGGCCTGAAAGGCGGCGCGCCGGTCAAAATGGGAGGTGTCGAAATCGGTCGTGTGACGAAAATCAAACTCGACCAGCAGACGTTCCAAGCTGTGGCCAAAATACATATACAGTCCAGTTACAAGATTCCAAAAGGATCGACTGCATCGGTCCTGACGTCGGGGCTGCTCGGCAGTAAATATCTCGGCGTCAGCCCGGGTGGATCACCGCAGGACATGGAAGACGGTGACAGTTTCGCGATCACCCAGAGTGCACTGGTTTTCGAACATCTAATTGGCCAGTTCATGACTCAGATGAGCGGCAACGGCGATAGCAGCAGTGGCGGCGGGCCAAACTAG
- the mlaE gene encoding lipid asymmetry maintenance ABC transporter permease subunit MlaE yields the protein MTAAVGQLARSALDWLADLGASVFFLLRVIAATPVLIRKPRLLVEQIYSIGVLSMVIIVVSGLFVGMVLALSGYRALVQFGAENSLGTSVALVVVRELGPVVTALLFAGRAGSAVAAEIGLMKATDQLSGMEMMAVDPMRRVIAPRFVAGIVTLPLLTAIFSVMAIGAGGGYYVGVSLLGVDASAYWHGIQASVSVGDLADMFIKSGVFGAIITWVAVFEGYRTAPTSAGVSRATTNTVVIASLAILGANLILTAVLFSGGA from the coding sequence ATGACCGCGGCTGTTGGTCAACTGGCGCGGTCGGCGCTCGATTGGCTTGCCGATCTCGGTGCCAGCGTGTTTTTTCTGTTGCGCGTCATCGCGGCTACACCGGTGCTCATCCGAAAACCACGGCTGTTGGTCGAACAGATCTATTCGATTGGTGTCCTATCGATGGTTATCATCGTCGTTTCGGGGCTATTCGTGGGCATGGTGCTGGCATTGTCCGGCTACCGTGCGCTGGTGCAATTCGGTGCTGAGAATTCGCTCGGCACATCCGTGGCGCTGGTTGTGGTGCGTGAACTCGGGCCGGTGGTAACGGCCTTGTTATTTGCCGGGCGTGCCGGTAGTGCGGTGGCGGCGGAGATCGGGTTGATGAAAGCCACCGATCAACTCTCAGGCATGGAAATGATGGCGGTTGACCCGATGCGACGCGTAATCGCACCGCGATTTGTCGCCGGGATTGTGACGCTACCGCTGTTGACCGCTATATTCTCAGTCATGGCCATCGGCGCCGGTGGTGGCTACTACGTTGGCGTTTCACTTCTCGGCGTGGATGCCAGCGCCTATTGGCACGGTATCCAGGCCAGCGTCTCGGTCGGCGACCTTGCAGATATGTTCATCAAAAGCGGCGTTTTCGGCGCGATCATAACTTGGGTCGCGGTTTTCGAAGGTTACCGCACGGCGCCGACCTCGGCGGGCGTATCGCGGGCTACGACTAACACCGTTGTTATTGCCTCGCTGGCGATCCTCGGCGCCAACCTGATTCTAACGGCGGTTCTGTTTTCCGGTGGCGCCTAG